A window from Bufo bufo chromosome 1, aBufBuf1.1, whole genome shotgun sequence encodes these proteins:
- the LOC120989321 gene encoding olfactory receptor 11L1-like → MFRPNISMITKIHLLGFKSSQNLNYVLFTIFLIVYCLTLCGNLLMVTLVTHVRELHQPMYFFLTQLSIADVLLTTDIVPSLLHVLLHKVGIISFDACIAQLFIFALCEGSECFLLTVMSYDRYLAICNPLRYTTIMNHNLCLKLIVISWLLGFFFSTVEITSTSLLEYCGPNTIDHFFCDMPPVLELSCSDTSGVQLEIILITGPVLLSSFIIIIMSYSYIIIVILKIPSFTGRQKAFSTCSSHLTVVFIFCGTLFGVYILPTKGKLLNMKKFLSLLYTVGTPLINPVIYSLRNSHIIKAFGTFKSQFS, encoded by the coding sequence ATGTTCCGACCAAATATTTCCATGATTACTAAAATACATTTGTTAGGATTTAAAAGCTCACAAAATCTAAATTATGTTCTCTTTACCATTTTCCTTATTGTCTACTGTCTGACGTTATGTGGAAACCTCCTCATGGTAACCCTGGTGACACACGTCAGAGAACTTCACCAGCCCATGTACTTTTTCCTCACACAACTATCTATAGCTGACGTCTTGCTGACCACAGACATTGTGCCTAGTCTGCTCCATGTTCTACTGCATAAAGTTGGGATCATTTCCTTTGATGCCTGCATTGCCCAGTTATTTATATTTGCCCTCTGCGAAGGTTCAGAGTGTTTTCTTCTGACAGTCATGTCTTATGACAGGTATTTGGCCATCTGTAACCCATTACGTTATACCACCATCATGAATCACAATTTGTGCCTGAAGTTGATCGTCATCAGTTGGttgctgggtttttttttttcgacAGTTGAAATTACATCAACATCCTTGCTAGAATATTGTGGACCAAACACAATCGaccattttttctgtgatatgCCTCCAGTACTCGAGCTATCGTGTTCAGATACCAGTGGTGTCCAGTTGGAAATTATATTAATAACTGGACCAGTTCTTCTCAGTTCTTTCATAATAATTATTATGTCCTATAGTTATATCATCATTGTCATTCTAAAGATTCCTTCATTTACTGGTAGAcagaaagccttctccacctgtagCTCCCACCTCACTGTGGTCTTCATATTCTGTGGAACCTTATTTGGTGTTTATATACTTCCAACCAAAGGAAAATTACTGAATATGAAAAAGTTTTTGTCATTGCTGTACACTGTTGGGACCCCATTGATAAATCCAGTGATATACAGCTTAAGAAACTCACACATCATTAAAGCATTTGGGACATTTAAAAGTCAATTCTcatag